The Stutzerimonas stutzeri genomic interval ATCTTCATTTCGATTTTAACCAACAAGCTTCCCGAGCATCAGCGGGAGCGAGCGCGGCGCATCGGTATCGGCCTCGCGCTGATCCTGCGCTTGGGCCTGCTTGGCACAGTGGCGTGGATCGTTCAGCTCACCGAGCCGGTAGTCGAGCTGTTTGGCAATGCCTTGTCGTGGAAAGACATGATCCTCATTGCAGGCGGTCTGTTTCTACTTTGGAAGGCCACCAAAGAAATTCACCACAGCATGGACCCTACGCCGGGCGGGGACATGTTTGAAGGCAAGCCTTTGGAGAACGCTGCGGTGATGGGCTTTAGCGCCGCGATCGCACAGATCCTGCTGCTCGATCTGGTGTTCTCGGTCGACAGCATCATCACGGCGGTAGGCATGACTGACCATGTGGCGATCATGGTCATCGCGGTCGTTGTCGCAGTAACCGTGATGCTGGTCGCGGCCAACCCGCTGGCTAAGTTCATCAACGACAATCCGACCGTAGTGATGCTTGCCCTAGGCTTCCTGCTCATGATCGGAATGACGCTGATCGCAGAGGGTTTCGGTGCCCACGTCCCCAAGGGCTATGTGTATGCCGCCATGGCGTTCTCCGCTGGCGTTGAGGTGCTGAACATGTTGGCGCGGCGCGCCAATCAAAAAAAGGCAGCACTGCCTCGAGAGTAATCGGCGGCCGTACTGTTCAATAAACGCCGGTGCCTGCAATCGGGCACCGGTCCAGCCGAGACTATTACGAATCGGCGAAAGTCTTCTGCTTCACACCTCTGCTC includes:
- a CDS encoding TerC family protein; amino-acid sequence: MESLIQLFSEPTTWVALATLIAMEVVLGIDNLIFISILTNKLPEHQRERARRIGIGLALILRLGLLGTVAWIVQLTEPVVELFGNALSWKDMILIAGGLFLLWKATKEIHHSMDPTPGGDMFEGKPLENAAVMGFSAAIAQILLLDLVFSVDSIITAVGMTDHVAIMVIAVVVAVTVMLVAANPLAKFINDNPTVVMLALGFLLMIGMTLIAEGFGAHVPKGYVYAAMAFSAGVEVLNMLARRANQKKAALPRE